The following proteins are co-located in the Shouchella hunanensis genome:
- a CDS encoding response regulator transcription factor encodes MIRIVIAEDQGMVLGALASLLELEADMTVVGKAKTGVDAVALVKQVQPDICIMDIEMPLMTGIEAAEQLKEEACKIIILTTFARTGYFNYARAAGVSGYLLKDSPSDELARAIRTILDGRKVYAPELMDMIDDSTNPLTDREGQVIQLIAEGKSTKEVADHLNIKTGTVRNYVSVIYEKLNVTNRIEAISLIQEKGWYK; translated from the coding sequence ATGATTCGAATTGTGATTGCAGAGGATCAAGGAATGGTATTAGGTGCACTTGCATCCTTGTTAGAATTGGAAGCGGATATGACGGTTGTGGGAAAAGCCAAAACGGGTGTTGACGCCGTTGCGCTTGTGAAGCAGGTCCAACCTGATATTTGTATTATGGATATTGAAATGCCACTTATGACCGGAATAGAGGCTGCTGAACAATTAAAAGAAGAAGCATGCAAAATTATTATTCTCACGACATTTGCACGAACCGGTTATTTTAATTATGCCCGGGCTGCTGGAGTCAGTGGGTATTTGCTAAAAGATAGTCCAAGTGATGAATTAGCACGAGCCATTCGGACAATCCTAGATGGACGCAAAGTCTATGCACCTGAACTAATGGATATGATCGACGACAGCACAAACCCGTTAACCGATCGAGAAGGTCAAGTGATTCAACTAATCGCAGAAGGAAAGAGCACAAAAGAAGTAGCGGATCATTTAAACATAAAAACAGGAACCGTCCGAAATTATGTATCGGTTATTTATGAGAAGTTAAACGTTACTAATCGGATTGAAGCCATTTCGCTTATCCAAGAAAAAGGCTGGTATAAATAA
- the cysW gene encoding sulfate ABC transporter permease subunit CysW: MQTKKTWLSYALISVAFLFLLLFLFLPLIVIFSGAFAQGFQVFVASITEPDALSAIQLTLLVVVITVPLHTLFGLAAAWALTKFQFKGRQFLITLIEIPFAVSPVIAGLLFILLYGVYGFFGEWLTANGFQVIFALPGIILATMFVTLPFVVRELIPLMEAQGSEAEEASITLGASGWQTFLRVTLPAIKWGLLYGVILCTARTIGEFGAVSVVSGRIRGSTNTMPLHVEILYNEYQFTASFAIAALMSLFAIVTIVVKQLVESRQRKVKTK; this comes from the coding sequence ATGCAAACAAAAAAAACATGGTTAAGCTATGCATTAATTAGTGTTGCGTTTTTATTCTTATTGTTGTTTCTGTTTCTTCCACTAATTGTCATCTTTTCCGGTGCTTTTGCACAAGGATTTCAAGTGTTTGTTGCGTCCATTACTGAACCCGATGCATTATCTGCGATTCAATTAACACTATTAGTCGTAGTCATTACCGTTCCTTTACATACATTGTTTGGTCTAGCTGCCGCTTGGGCATTAACCAAATTTCAATTTAAAGGTAGACAGTTTCTAATAACGCTTATTGAAATCCCTTTTGCGGTTTCTCCTGTTATTGCAGGGCTACTCTTTATTTTACTTTATGGCGTCTATGGCTTTTTTGGCGAGTGGCTCACAGCGAATGGCTTCCAAGTGATCTTTGCCTTACCAGGAATCATTCTCGCGACGATGTTTGTCACGTTACCTTTTGTCGTTCGCGAACTCATTCCGCTAATGGAAGCTCAAGGATCGGAAGCCGAAGAAGCTTCCATTACCCTTGGCGCGAGTGGCTGGCAAACCTTTCTGCGAGTAACGTTACCTGCTATAAAATGGGGGCTTCTTTACGGCGTTATCCTCTGTACAGCCCGGACAATTGGTGAATTTGGTGCAGTATCTGTTGTGTCAGGCCGTATTCGTGGCAGCACTAATACGATGCCGCTTCACGTTGAAATTTTATATAACGAATACCAATTCACGGCGTCGTTTGCCATTGCTGCTTTAATGTCCCTCTTTGCCATTGTTACCATCGTTGTAAAACAATTGGTGGAATCCCGTCAAAGGAAGGTAAAAACGAAATGA
- a CDS encoding sensor histidine kinase, producing the protein MYHWFHIFPKNTGLSLYAWIVFCLLPFYFIIRSSTLYEIIVGVAMIMLFFTTYRLSFIKRGWTVYVALSIEMLISVGMTIYFGYVYFALFIAFFIGNLKSRAGFISLYVVHLSTTVIAFTIGSLLENEGFMAQLPFNVLSILGVILLPFTIYHRNRREELESQLKVANERISQLMVVEERQRIARDLHDTLGQKLSLIGLKSDLARKLLKVKPDLAEQELEDINQTSRTALREVREIVSDMRTARLKDEIGHVQALLASSNMTCEISGEGSFKHLPLLIEDVFCMCLKESVTNVVKHSDATTCTIQLENHPNEWRMIVKDDGVGLQHELPVRKKSGLIGMKERLEFVNGELDITSSQGTVLTFAIPRIIYQNEGEVL; encoded by the coding sequence ATGTACCATTGGTTTCATATTTTCCCGAAGAATACGGGGTTAAGTCTCTATGCATGGATTGTCTTTTGCTTATTGCCTTTTTACTTTATTATTCGTTCATCTACTCTTTATGAAATCATTGTAGGTGTGGCAATGATTATGCTTTTTTTCACTACCTATCGGTTGTCTTTTATAAAAAGAGGCTGGACTGTTTATGTGGCGCTTAGTATTGAAATGCTTATTAGTGTTGGCATGACCATTTATTTTGGCTATGTCTACTTCGCCTTATTTATCGCCTTTTTTATAGGGAATTTAAAAAGCCGAGCAGGTTTTATCAGTTTATATGTGGTGCATCTTTCTACGACTGTCATTGCGTTTACCATTGGTTCCTTATTAGAGAATGAAGGGTTCATGGCTCAACTTCCTTTTAATGTACTTAGTATATTAGGCGTTATTTTGTTACCATTTACCATTTACCATCGTAATCGTAGAGAAGAGTTAGAAAGTCAGCTTAAGGTAGCAAATGAACGAATTTCCCAGCTGATGGTTGTGGAGGAGAGGCAGCGTATTGCCAGAGATCTACACGATACATTGGGACAAAAGCTATCTTTAATCGGGTTGAAAAGTGACTTGGCACGTAAATTATTAAAAGTAAAGCCAGATTTAGCTGAGCAAGAGCTTGAAGACATTAATCAGACGTCAAGAACAGCACTTCGTGAAGTGAGAGAGATCGTTTCAGATATGAGAACAGCGCGATTGAAAGACGAAATTGGGCATGTTCAAGCACTCCTAGCTTCGAGTAATATGACGTGTGAGATTTCAGGAGAAGGGTCATTCAAACACCTCCCTCTGCTAATTGAAGACGTATTTTGTATGTGTTTAAAAGAATCTGTGACAAATGTAGTCAAGCATAGTGACGCTACTACGTGTACCATTCAATTAGAAAATCATCCGAATGAATGGCGAATGATTGTAAAAGATGATGGCGTCGGATTGCAGCATGAGCTACCGGTAAGAAAGAAAAGTGGATTAATTGGGATGAAAGAAAGACTAGAATTCGTTAACGGGGAATTGGACATAACGTCTAGTCAGGGGACAGTACTGACATTTGCTATACCAAGAATTATTTATCAAAATGAAGGAGAGGTACTATGA
- the cysT gene encoding sulfate ABC transporter permease subunit CysT, whose product MKRILPGFGLSLGFTMLYMSFIVFIPLAALIVFTVYNGWETFWNALHDPRVYAAFRLSFTASFIAALINGVFGVLIAWVMVRYTFPGKRIMDGMIDLPFALPTAVAGIALTSLYTESGWIGSLLAPLGIQVAFTPIGVTIALTFIGLPFVVRMVEPVLKTIDKETEEASALLGATPFQTFRTVIFPVLIPALLAGMTLAFARALGEYGSVVFIAGNMPMQTEIVPLLIMTKLEQFDYGGATAIAVVMLTLSFALLLSVNALQWLISRKLGQRRIT is encoded by the coding sequence ATGAAACGAATATTACCTGGCTTTGGGTTAAGCTTAGGCTTTACGATGCTCTATATGAGTTTTATTGTCTTTATTCCCCTTGCCGCTTTGATTGTGTTTACTGTTTATAATGGCTGGGAAACATTTTGGAACGCTTTACATGACCCTCGTGTATACGCGGCCTTTCGCTTATCCTTTACAGCCTCCTTTATCGCTGCATTAATAAATGGTGTGTTCGGCGTTTTAATTGCTTGGGTCATGGTGCGTTACACGTTCCCAGGAAAGCGGATCATGGACGGCATGATTGATTTACCCTTTGCCTTACCTACTGCGGTAGCAGGGATAGCATTGACAAGCCTTTACACAGAAAGTGGATGGATTGGGTCACTACTTGCTCCTCTTGGCATTCAAGTCGCTTTCACACCAATTGGAGTTACCATTGCGTTAACCTTTATCGGACTCCCATTTGTCGTTCGTATGGTGGAACCGGTTTTAAAAACAATTGATAAAGAAACGGAAGAAGCTTCAGCACTGCTCGGTGCTACACCTTTCCAAACATTTCGGACCGTGATTTTCCCTGTGCTCATTCCTGCGTTACTAGCAGGAATGACGCTGGCATTTGCACGAGCACTCGGAGAATACGGTTCTGTTGTTTTCATCGCCGGTAATATGCCGATGCAAACCGAGATCGTACCTTTGCTTATTATGACGAAGCTCGAGCAATTTGATTATGGTGGCGCTACAGCTATTGCCGTTGTCATGCTAACACTTTCGTTTGCACTTCTTTTGTCTGTTAACGCGCTTCAGTGGCTTATTTCAAGGAAACTTGGACAAAGGAGGATAACGTAA
- a CDS encoding sulfate ABC transporter substrate-binding protein, translating to MKKILFPLLSLGVLAACNTTSSSGSTVELLNVSYDPTRELYTDVDDAFIAYWEEETGETIKINASHGGSGSQARSVLDGLDADVVTLALAYDIDVLQERELLDSDWQSQFDDNSSPYTSTINFLVRKGNPKDIQDWDDLIREDVEVVTPNPKTSGGARWNYLAAWGFAEEAYGSEEEAQAFVSDIYKNVVALDSGARGATTSFVERNIGDVLLAWENEAILAANELGEDEFDIVTPSISILTEPPVAIVDKVVDRKGTRDVAEAYLEFLYTDEGQRLIAEHHYRPRNEEILSEYSDSFPELELFTIDEKFGSWQEAQEKHFADGGIFDTIYQP from the coding sequence ATGAAAAAAATTCTCTTTCCCCTACTATCATTAGGTGTGCTTGCGGCTTGCAATACCACCTCTAGTTCTGGATCGACAGTGGAGTTATTGAATGTTTCCTATGACCCTACTCGCGAACTGTATACGGATGTGGATGATGCCTTTATTGCTTATTGGGAAGAAGAAACTGGTGAAACAATTAAAATCAACGCATCTCACGGTGGTTCTGGAAGTCAAGCACGCTCGGTTTTAGATGGTCTTGATGCAGATGTTGTTACATTAGCACTGGCTTACGATATCGATGTTCTACAGGAAAGAGAATTGCTCGACTCGGATTGGCAATCACAGTTCGACGATAACTCTTCCCCTTACACATCAACTATTAATTTTCTCGTCCGAAAAGGCAATCCAAAGGACATTCAAGATTGGGATGATTTAATTCGTGAGGACGTTGAAGTCGTCACGCCAAACCCGAAGACATCTGGTGGTGCTCGATGGAATTATTTAGCTGCATGGGGGTTTGCAGAAGAAGCGTATGGCTCTGAAGAAGAAGCACAAGCATTTGTGAGTGACATCTATAAAAATGTGGTCGCCTTAGACTCAGGTGCACGCGGGGCAACCACTTCATTTGTTGAGCGAAATATTGGGGATGTTCTTCTTGCTTGGGAAAATGAAGCGATTCTTGCTGCAAACGAATTGGGTGAAGATGAGTTCGATATTGTAACACCTTCCATTTCAATATTAACCGAACCACCAGTGGCAATCGTTGATAAAGTTGTAGATCGAAAAGGAACACGAGACGTAGCTGAGGCTTACCTAGAATTTTTATATACCGATGAAGGACAGCGGTTAATTGCGGAGCATCATTATCGTCCAAGAAACGAGGAGATTTTGTCTGAATATAGTGATTCCTTCCCTGAACTTGAGCTATTTACCATTGACGAGAAATTTGGTTCATGGCAAGAAGCACAGGAAAAACACTTCGCTGACGGAGGCATTTTCGATACGATTTATCAACCTTAA
- a CDS encoding sulfate/molybdate ABC transporter ATP-binding protein: MTIKMTSLYKSFGTTPILKDINLEVEQGELFALLGPSGSGKTTLLRMIAGLETTNGGEIEIKGKNVTHRSPRERKVGFVFQHYALFAHMTVSANIAYGLTVLKRSERPSKQEITKRVDELLSLVKLDGLGQRYPSELSGGQRQRVALARALAINPDVLLLDEPFGALDAQVRKELRRWLRTLHKQTGITTVFVTHDQEEALDVADKVVVMRNGTIEQVGTPTYVYEEPRTPFVYEFLGNANRFSGQAKAGTLHIQGADWETASTLEEVEAIGFARPHEFSISTTYEGKADLKITITSIHPVGPIVFIEAKHEGHPEMIDIQQPKKTIAELGLQVGDTAYIRPEKIGVFHVNDYVI, translated from the coding sequence ATGACCATTAAAATGACGAGCCTCTATAAATCATTCGGTACCACACCGATTTTAAAGGATATTAATCTGGAAGTGGAACAGGGAGAATTGTTCGCTTTACTCGGCCCCTCTGGTTCTGGTAAAACGACGCTACTGCGCATGATTGCTGGATTAGAGACAACCAATGGTGGCGAAATTGAAATTAAAGGAAAAAACGTCACCCACCGATCCCCACGTGAGCGAAAAGTTGGCTTCGTGTTTCAACACTATGCCCTATTTGCTCACATGACGGTATCAGCGAACATTGCATACGGCTTAACGGTTTTAAAACGTAGCGAACGGCCCTCTAAGCAAGAGATTACAAAGCGTGTCGATGAACTTCTTTCTCTTGTGAAGCTCGACGGCCTTGGGCAAAGGTATCCATCTGAATTATCAGGAGGACAGCGGCAACGTGTAGCACTCGCTCGTGCCTTAGCTATTAATCCAGATGTATTACTACTAGATGAACCGTTCGGGGCACTTGATGCTCAAGTACGTAAAGAGCTACGCCGGTGGTTACGGACGTTGCACAAACAGACTGGTATTACAACGGTCTTTGTTACACACGACCAAGAAGAAGCACTTGATGTAGCTGATAAAGTAGTTGTCATGCGGAATGGTACAATCGAACAAGTGGGGACACCTACTTACGTCTATGAAGAACCTCGGACACCATTTGTCTATGAATTTCTAGGAAATGCAAACCGCTTTTCCGGTCAAGCTAAAGCAGGAACGTTGCACATTCAAGGCGCTGACTGGGAAACCGCTTCAACACTGGAAGAAGTGGAAGCGATCGGATTTGCTCGCCCACACGAATTTTCCATTTCGACGACTTATGAGGGAAAAGCCGACTTAAAAATAACGATCACATCCATTCATCCAGTTGGACCCATTGTTTTTATTGAAGCGAAACATGAAGGTCACCCGGAGATGATTGACATTCAACAACCGAAAAAAACGATTGCCGAGCTTGGCCTACAAGTTGGCGATACCGCTTATATTCGACCTGAAAAAATTGGCGTTTTCCACGTGAATGACTATGTCATTTAG